A region of the Candidatus Aminicenantes bacterium genome:
GTAGGTCGATTCCATGACCACGGCGTCGGCCTCCTCGAACAGGCTCGGATCGCGGACCAGAGGCTTGTTCCATTGGCCGATATCGCCCGAGAAGACGATGGTCCGCCGTCCGCTCCCCTCCCCCGATCGGATCTCGATCATGCTCGAGCCCAGGATGTGGCCGGCGTCGCAGAAAACGGCGCGTGTCGCTCCGCCCAGATCGACGGGCTTTTCGTAGGCCGCCGGCGCGAACAGCGGGAAGGTCTTCCGGGCCTCGTCCACGGTATAGAGCGGAATCTCGGGATGAGGGCCGCTCCGCCCCTCCCGCGCGTGGCGTTTTCTCTTAAAAGACGCGTCTTCTTCCTGGATATGGGCCGCGTCGAGCAGCACGACCCGGGCTACGTCCGCGGTGGCTCCGGTCGCGACGATGGGGCCGGCGAAGCCTTCTTTGACCAGCCGGGGCAGGCGGCCGCAGTGATCCAGATGGGCATGGGTCAGGAGGCATGCGTCGAGACCGGCCGCGGGAACCGGAAACGGCTCCCAATTGCGGTCAAGATAGGCCCGCTCCTGGTACAGGCCGCAGTCGACGAGCAAACGGAGTCCCTCCGTCTCCAGGAGCGTGCTGGATCCCGTGACCTGTTTGTCGGCGCCGAGAAATGTCAAACGCATGTTCGACCTCAAAACGGGCAGGTCCGGCCGGGCTCCGTCAAACGGGCCTGCCAGACCGAACCCCTGGGGAAATACATGAACAGCAGGAGCATCGAAACGAAGAGTAGGGCGTAGAAATCGCGATTATACCCTCCCGCCAGGAAAAGGACGAGTCCCAAAACAGCCGGGAGATCCGCCAGGACGAGGCTTGCGACCGAGGTTGAGAAAATCCTCCGCCGGGCCGCTTCGTCCGGCTCCGACCCAATCCGGCCGAGCCGACGGCCGTTGAGGATCCGGATGGCCAGGATGACGGCGGCCGCGCCCAGATAGATCCCGTACCGGAAAATGGTCCGGCTGCCGGCCAGACGAGCCAGGCCGAAGAACGGCCGGACGGAGGCTCGAACGGCCTCGACGGCGACAAGTTCGAAGAGAAGGGCGCCCCAAAGCGATGCGCCGACGGTCTTGGCCGTCCGAAGCCGACGGGTCAGGGCCGGCCAGGGAGTATCGGAAGCCGGAGTCGCGTTCATGGCCGTCCTTTTTCGCCTGCCGCCGGTCAACCGACGTGTAGAACCAGGCCTTTCAAGTAATCGCTTTCGGGATGATAGACGCTGACCGGATGATCGAAGGCCTGATGATGCCTTTGCAGGATGCGGACCCGGCGGTCGGCTTCGCGGGCGGCCTGGAAGACCACCTGGCCGAAGAGCGTCTCGTCGACGTGAAACGAACAGGAGAAAGTCAGGACCAAAGTTCCCTCAGGAACCTTCTCGAAGACCAGCCGATGGATGTCTTTGTATCCACGGCAGGCCGCCATGACTTCGGATTTCCGCTTGGCGAACGCCGGAGGGTCGAGGACGACCAGGTCGTAGTCGAGCGGTCGTTGGCGCAGGAACTCGAAGACATCCGCCTCGTGGAAGCCCAGATGCCCGCCCTCGTAGCCGTTCCGGAGGCAATTCTCGCGGGCCGCCGCGACCGCCTTGGCCGAGACGTCCACGCTGTCCGCGGCGATCGCCCCGCCGGCCAAGGCGGCGACGGTGAAGGCGCCCGTATACGAAAAGGCGTTGAGGACGCGCCGGCCGGCCGCCAGCCGGCGGGCCAGGCGGCGCATCTCCCGCTGGTCGAGGTAAAAGCCGGTCTTCTGGGCGGCCGGGATATCGACGAGGAAGCGCAGTCCGTCCTCCAGGATTTCAAAGGGCTGGAGCGGCTCGCCCCGCAGAAGGCCCTCGCGCGGCGGAATCCCTTCCTCGCGGCGCGACGGCAAGTTGGACTTTTCGTAGATCGAGCGGGGCGTCAATAGATCCGTGAGCTCGTCCAGGACGACGTCTCGCAAGAGATCCATGCCCAAGGTCGAAATTTGGAGGACCAGCCGATCGGCATAGCGATCGACGATCAAGCCCGGGCAATCGTCTCCCTCGCCGTTGACCAGGCGGAAGGCCGTCGTGTCCGGGCTCTCGAAGAAGGTCTTGCGCATGGCCACGGCCCGTCGCAGGGAGGACCGCAAGGCGTCCAAGGGAGGCGTCCGATCGAAGGCCAGCATCCGGCCGACGATCGAGGTTTTGGGGTTGAAATAAGCCGTGCCGAGGAAGTCCCCGTCGGCGGACAGGACGGGTCGGATTTCACCCGGCTCGAGCGGCGGCATCCGGCGGACGGCGCCCGAGAAGATCCAGGGGTGCCTGTTGCGGACGGCCTTGTCCTTGCCCGGGTGCAGGATGACCGCCGATTCATCCATGGACGGCCGTCCCCCGGAGCCGGTCGACCAGCGGACGGTCCGGCTCGGCGAAATCAAAGGCGCCCAGCTCGCCCGGGCGCGGCCAGGCGATCTCAGAGTGATCGTGCAGAACGGGAGCGCCGGCCAGAATGGAAGCCCGGAACGCGAGCAGGATAAGGGATCGCGACGGCGAGACATAGGGGAACTCCCCCAGGCTTGCCCCGACCTCGATGACCAGCTCGAGCTCTTCAAGGATTTCGCGCCGCAGGCAGTCCCGCGGCTCTTCCCCGAGCTCGACTTTCCCCCCGGGGAATTCCCAGATCCCGCCGAAATGGTCGTCCTCCCGGCGGCGTGCGATCAGGATGCGGCCTTCCCGTTCGATCACCGCTGCCGTGACGCGCATCATCTCGAGCTCATCTTAGCGGACCGGGCGTTTTTTGGCAACGGGTGACCGGGGTCCCCCGTTATGATAAAATCCGAAATTATGAACGTTGCTTTCCTTTCCTCCGAAGCGTCCCCGTATGCGAAGACGGGAGGCTTAGCCGACGTGTCCGAAGCTCTGCCCGCGGCGCTCGCCCGGGCCGGGGCGGAAGTCGCAGTGTTCCTGCCGTTTTACGGCGAGGTGAAGGCCAGGGGCCTAACCCTGATCAAGGCTCTCGACAGTCACCCCATGACCTGGCAGGGAGAAACCGTGGCCCTGACCGTCTGGGCCGATCCGGCCACCCCTTACCCCGTCTGCTTCGTCGAATGCGACCGATATTTCGAGCGCTCCGGCGGAGGGCGGCTTTACGGCACGCCGGCAGGCGATTTTCCCGACAACGGCGAACGCTTCGCTTTTTTCTCCAAGGCCGTGCTCGAAGCCCTCAAAGCCCTGCCTTTCGAAGCCGACATCATCCACGCCAACGACTGGCAGACCGCCCTGGCTGCGGCCTATCTGCGGCGATCCGGCCGGGACGATCCTTTCTTCGCCCGGACCAAAACCGTGTTTACCATCCACAACTTGGCCTACCAGGGGCTGTTCCCGCCCGAAATCCTGGGCGCCGTGGGTCTTCCGGCCGGTCTCTTCCGGATGGAAGAGCTGGAGTACTGGGGTCAGGTCAATTTCATGAAGGCCGGGATTCTGTATGCCGACGCCGTCACCACGGTCAGCCCCCGCTACAGCCGGGAGATCCTGACT
Encoded here:
- a CDS encoding class I SAM-dependent rRNA methyltransferase produces the protein MDESAVILHPGKDKAVRNRHPWIFSGAVRRMPPLEPGEIRPVLSADGDFLGTAYFNPKTSIVGRMLAFDRTPPLDALRSSLRRAVAMRKTFFESPDTTAFRLVNGEGDDCPGLIVDRYADRLVLQISTLGMDLLRDVVLDELTDLLTPRSIYEKSNLPSRREEGIPPREGLLRGEPLQPFEILEDGLRFLVDIPAAQKTGFYLDQREMRRLARRLAAGRRVLNAFSYTGAFTVAALAGGAIAADSVDVSAKAVAAARENCLRNGYEGGHLGFHEADVFEFLRQRPLDYDLVVLDPPAFAKRKSEVMAACRGYKDIHRLVFEKVPEGTLVLTFSCSFHVDETLFGQVVFQAAREADRRVRILQRHHQAFDHPVSVYHPESDYLKGLVLHVG
- a CDS encoding (deoxy)nucleoside triphosphate pyrophosphohydrolase is translated as MMRVTAAVIEREGRILIARRREDDHFGGIWEFPGGKVELGEEPRDCLRREILEELELVIEVGASLGEFPYVSPSRSLILLAFRASILAGAPVLHDHSEIAWPRPGELGAFDFAEPDRPLVDRLRGTAVHG